The proteins below come from a single Rhizobium tropici CIAT 899 genomic window:
- a CDS encoding GntR family transcriptional regulator yields MRIALEPVSSRTTIQESVYQQLRNALMVGNFDPGQTLTIASLAETFGTSNMPVREALRRLAAENALEVAANGSARIPIVTLARLNDLCRARIAVEGLAAELGFPNLTVSDIATLDRIAGEQYVIGRGANVYDLMAKNQQFHFTIYRASGSEVLLQLIETLWLRFGPYMRMLSASAEPLMRNGELDPAGEHVAIVNALKAGDFTAARDGIVADISRTHEILQDYCPATQDEPRKGSSSSRR; encoded by the coding sequence GTGCGCATAGCCCTGGAACCGGTGTCCTCCAGAACGACGATCCAGGAGAGCGTCTATCAGCAGCTGCGAAACGCGCTCATGGTCGGCAATTTCGATCCCGGTCAGACGCTGACCATCGCCTCGCTTGCTGAAACCTTCGGAACCAGCAATATGCCGGTGCGCGAGGCTCTGCGCCGTCTGGCGGCTGAAAATGCTTTGGAGGTCGCAGCCAACGGCTCTGCCCGCATCCCGATCGTCACTCTTGCCCGGCTGAACGATCTTTGCCGCGCCCGCATCGCCGTCGAAGGTCTGGCCGCCGAGCTCGGCTTTCCCAACCTCACTGTCAGCGACATAGCGACGCTCGATCGCATCGCCGGAGAGCAGTATGTCATCGGCCGCGGCGCCAATGTCTATGATCTCATGGCCAAGAACCAGCAGTTCCACTTCACCATCTACCGCGCCTCGGGCTCCGAGGTGCTGCTGCAGTTGATCGAGACCCTGTGGCTGCGCTTCGGCCCCTATATGCGCATGCTCTCCGCCTCGGCAGAACCTTTGATGCGCAACGGCGAACTCGATCCCGCCGGCGAGCATGTTGCGATCGTCAATGCTTTGAAGGCGGGGGACTTCACCGCTGCCCGCGACGGTATTGTCGCCGATATCAGCCGCACTCACGAAATCCTGCAGGATTATTGTCCGGCCACGCAGGACGAGCCCCGCAAGGGCTCAAGCTCCAGCCGCCGTTAA
- a CDS encoding cysteine desulfurase-like protein, which produces MSSAASVSQFAGHNSFPVDEIRAMFPAIRKAGDFVFLDNAGGAQVPQAVVDAVANHLIDFNVQRMAKYQHSQGVDRNLEEARESVAMLVNAYRPEEISFGQNATSFIRLVSLGIAKLLGERNEIVVTDMDHDANIATWMALEADGAKIVWWRMRDDGTLHVEDLKPLLNDRTRLVACTVTAHSIGTIVDVASVCKLAQAVGAETFLDCVHYGPHGLIDVQAWGCDYLVCSGYKNFSPHMGFLWGRYDALVKLPTFKEDFIPDVPPYKIEVGTFTYENVAGMNAAVKYLEGLGRRFLPDGAHSRREALAAAMGAIRQYELMLSREMIAVLKHHGATIYGISDENRLEQRVPTICFNMPGITPQEFADEMGKRRIGLRDGHMFAPRLMKRLGLSMETGAIRVSLVHYNKVEEIARFDAVLSEIMARRK; this is translated from the coding sequence ATGAGCTCCGCCGCTTCCGTATCGCAATTCGCCGGCCACAACAGCTTCCCGGTTGACGAGATCCGCGCCATGTTCCCGGCCATCCGGAAGGCTGGCGATTTCGTCTTTCTCGATAATGCGGGCGGCGCACAGGTGCCGCAGGCGGTCGTCGATGCGGTTGCCAATCACCTCATCGATTTCAACGTCCAGCGCATGGCGAAATACCAGCACAGCCAAGGCGTCGACCGCAATCTGGAAGAAGCGCGTGAAAGCGTAGCCATGCTGGTCAACGCCTATCGCCCGGAAGAAATCTCCTTCGGCCAGAACGCCACCTCTTTCATCCGCCTTGTCAGCCTCGGCATCGCCAAGCTGCTCGGCGAGCGCAACGAAATCGTCGTCACCGACATGGATCACGACGCCAACATCGCCACCTGGATGGCGCTGGAAGCCGATGGCGCGAAGATCGTCTGGTGGCGCATGCGCGACGACGGCACTCTGCATGTGGAAGACCTGAAGCCGCTGCTGAACGACAGGACCCGCCTCGTCGCCTGCACCGTCACCGCGCATTCGATCGGCACGATCGTCGATGTCGCTAGCGTCTGCAAACTGGCGCAGGCGGTCGGTGCTGAAACCTTCCTCGATTGCGTCCATTACGGCCCGCATGGCCTGATCGACGTGCAGGCCTGGGGCTGCGACTATCTCGTCTGCTCCGGCTACAAGAATTTCTCGCCGCATATGGGCTTCCTCTGGGGCCGCTACGACGCACTGGTCAAGCTTCCCACATTTAAGGAGGATTTCATTCCGGACGTGCCGCCCTACAAGATCGAAGTCGGCACCTTCACTTATGAGAACGTCGCCGGAATGAACGCGGCGGTGAAATACCTCGAAGGCCTTGGCCGCCGTTTCCTGCCTGATGGCGCCCACAGCCGCCGCGAGGCGCTTGCCGCCGCCATGGGCGCGATCCGCCAGTACGAACTGATGCTCTCGCGCGAGATGATCGCAGTTCTAAAGCACCACGGCGCCACCATATACGGCATCTCCGACGAAAACCGCCTGGAGCAGCGTGTGCCCACAATCTGCTTCAACATGCCAGGCATCACGCCGCAGGAATTTGCCGACGAGATGGGCAAGCGGCGCATCGGCCTGCGTGACGGCCACATGTTCGCGCCACGCCTGATGAAACGCCTCGGTCTGTCCATGGAAACGGGTGCCATTCGTGTGTCGCTGGTGCATTATAACAAGGTCGAGGAGATCGCCCGGTTTGACGCGGTCCTGAGCGAGATCATGGCGCGGCGCAAGTAA
- a CDS encoding HpcH/HpaI aldolase family protein codes for MSDFRRSCIEQKLLVGTFAAIPHPVAIEVTAATGVDFLCIDWEHSQISRERIEDLIRAADIHRVPAMVRVPGHAAEDIAAVLDAGAAGVLVPRVSTAEQARSVVKATRYPPLGARGVGPGRAAAYGYRIPDYLTKANAELVLAIQVETAEGLANIAEIAAVDGVDLIFIGPGDLSVSIDAMGPVGKDKLDAAIRTITETALSAGRAVGIFRPWADDVGAWSEAGISFFILASDTMFLGASLAAGVDAAKQGKHAPENKES; via the coding sequence ATGAGCGATTTCCGCAGGAGTTGTATTGAGCAGAAGCTGCTCGTCGGTACGTTTGCGGCGATTCCGCATCCTGTCGCCATCGAAGTCACGGCAGCCACAGGCGTCGATTTCCTCTGCATCGACTGGGAGCATTCGCAGATCAGCCGCGAGCGTATCGAGGATCTGATCCGCGCCGCCGATATCCATCGGGTTCCGGCCATGGTCCGCGTCCCCGGCCATGCGGCGGAGGATATTGCAGCCGTTCTGGATGCAGGTGCGGCAGGCGTTCTCGTGCCCCGTGTTTCGACGGCTGAGCAGGCGCGCTCAGTCGTCAAGGCCACCCGCTATCCCCCGCTCGGCGCTCGCGGCGTCGGTCCGGGTCGTGCGGCCGCCTATGGCTACCGTATTCCGGACTACCTCACCAAGGCCAATGCCGAACTCGTACTCGCCATCCAGGTCGAGACAGCCGAAGGGCTTGCCAATATCGCCGAGATCGCGGCCGTCGATGGCGTCGACCTCATTTTCATCGGTCCTGGCGACCTCTCGGTTTCGATCGACGCCATGGGTCCTGTGGGCAAGGACAAGCTCGATGCGGCGATCAGAACCATCACCGAAACCGCTCTGTCCGCCGGTCGCGCGGTCGGTATCTTTCGACCTTGGGCAGACGATGTCGGCGCATGGTCGGAAGCCGGCATCAGCTTCTTCATACTGGCAAGCGACACGATGTTTCTGGGCGCCAGCCTGGCTGCCGGCGTCGATGCCGCAAAACAAGGCAAGCATGCGCCAGAAAACAAGGAAAGCTGA
- a CDS encoding pyridoxal phosphate-dependent aminotransferase, translating to MSLLPQHNLPNVMTGRDALEGIRAQIRDMRTDNIAVLAKRARELGGVIPLWFGEGDIVTPEFIRDAAKKALDDGATFYVPNMRGLATLNEALSDYQTHWHKRPIPIERTTVAPGGMQALYMALELLVDVGTNVVYVAPQWPNIHNAIHLIGGEPRAVSLDFDTDWRLDLDKLFARCDARTRAIFLSTPSNPTGWTASREEMQALLDFSRRTGIWIISDEVYARLYFDGDIAPSILQVAEDGDRVIAINSFSKAWAMTGWRVGWLTHPSAVADQLGAMTQYINSGTSAMVQAGAAAALREGEPLVAEIRGRIKAGLDLAYEKLPKIAGIILPEKPRGGMYAFFALQGEPDATALCERILETARVGLAPGYHFGEASRAFLRMCTFRETEQMRIALDRMVNAMT from the coding sequence TTGTCTCTTCTACCGCAGCATAACCTGCCGAACGTGATGACGGGCCGCGATGCTCTCGAAGGCATTCGCGCCCAGATCCGCGACATGCGTACCGACAACATCGCCGTGCTTGCCAAGCGCGCCCGCGAACTCGGCGGCGTCATCCCGCTCTGGTTCGGCGAAGGGGATATCGTCACTCCGGAGTTCATCCGGGATGCCGCGAAGAAGGCGCTCGACGACGGCGCAACCTTCTACGTTCCGAATATGCGCGGATTGGCGACGCTGAACGAAGCGTTGTCCGACTATCAGACGCACTGGCATAAGCGCCCCATCCCGATCGAACGCACCACGGTCGCCCCCGGCGGCATGCAGGCGCTCTATATGGCGCTTGAACTGCTCGTCGATGTCGGCACCAATGTCGTCTACGTCGCGCCGCAATGGCCGAATATCCATAACGCCATCCATCTGATCGGCGGTGAGCCGCGCGCCGTGTCGCTCGATTTCGACACCGACTGGCGCCTCGACCTCGACAAGCTTTTCGCCCGCTGCGATGCCCGCACCCGCGCCATCTTCCTGTCGACGCCCTCCAACCCGACGGGCTGGACAGCATCGCGGGAGGAAATGCAGGCGCTGCTGGATTTCAGCCGCCGCACCGGCATCTGGATCATCTCCGACGAGGTCTATGCCCGCCTTTATTTCGATGGTGACATTGCCCCTTCGATCCTGCAGGTGGCCGAGGATGGCGATCGCGTGATCGCGATCAACAGCTTTTCCAAGGCGTGGGCGATGACTGGCTGGCGCGTCGGCTGGCTGACGCACCCATCGGCCGTCGCCGACCAGCTGGGGGCGATGACGCAGTATATCAACAGCGGCACCTCGGCCATGGTTCAGGCCGGCGCGGCGGCGGCTCTGCGCGAAGGCGAGCCGCTGGTTGCAGAAATCCGTGGACGTATCAAGGCAGGCCTCGATCTGGCCTATGAGAAGCTGCCGAAGATAGCGGGCATCATCCTGCCGGAAAAGCCGCGCGGCGGCATGTATGCCTTCTTCGCGCTGCAGGGCGAGCCCGATGCGACGGCGCTCTGCGAGCGCATCCTGGAGACAGCCCGCGTCGGCCTGGCGCCAGGATATCACTTCGGCGAGGCATCGCGCGCCTTCCTGCGCATGTGCACCTTCCGCGAAACCGAACAGATGCGCATTGCACTCGATCGCATGGTAAACGCGATGACATGA
- a CDS encoding ABC transporter substrate-binding protein, with amino-acid sequence MSITRRSLLILATAAGLAGGSHFAYAADVLNVGSYPNNPPFEYKTANGGFEGFEVDIVNEAAKRAGMTTNIADYGFQALFAATSSKRIDVAISSITITPERLKSQSFTQPYYDSDMGVAAKDGSSIKALADLKGKTIGVLSGSTGEKWANDNKAAQGFADVKGYNSQQDMFLDLGAGRIDAVVSDIPGMQYLFVKTKGFAIKDRIKTGEQYGLMMTKDSPLVAKINDAITAMKKDGTLEKIHEKWFGGKAPAGSSTVTELPIPKA; translated from the coding sequence ATGTCCATTACTCGTCGCAGTCTGCTGATCCTGGCGACCGCCGCCGGCCTCGCCGGCGGAAGCCATTTTGCCTATGCTGCCGATGTCTTGAACGTCGGTTCCTATCCAAACAACCCGCCCTTCGAATATAAGACCGCGAATGGCGGCTTCGAAGGCTTCGAGGTCGATATCGTCAACGAAGCGGCCAAGCGCGCGGGCATGACGACAAATATCGCAGACTATGGCTTTCAGGCCCTGTTTGCTGCAACCAGTTCCAAGCGCATCGACGTGGCGATCTCGTCCATCACGATTACGCCGGAACGCCTGAAATCGCAGTCTTTCACCCAGCCCTATTACGACTCCGATATGGGCGTCGCCGCCAAGGACGGCAGCTCGATCAAGGCGCTCGCCGATCTCAAGGGTAAAACTATCGGCGTGCTGTCGGGTTCGACGGGTGAAAAATGGGCCAACGACAACAAGGCCGCTCAGGGCTTTGCCGACGTTAAGGGCTACAACTCGCAGCAGGATATGTTCCTCGATCTCGGCGCCGGCCGCATCGATGCCGTCGTTAGCGACATCCCCGGCATGCAGTATCTCTTCGTCAAGACCAAGGGCTTTGCCATCAAGGATCGCATCAAGACCGGCGAACAATACGGCCTGATGATGACCAAGGATTCGCCACTCGTCGCCAAGATCAACGATGCGATCACCGCGATGAAGAAGGACGGCACGCTCGAAAAGATCCACGAGAAATGGTTCGGCGGCAAGGCACCGGCAGGCTCCTCCACCGTCACCGAACTGCCTATCCCCAAAGCGTGA
- a CDS encoding amino acid ABC transporter permease gives MSFVDTFLNSDVMISAFPQLLRGLWMTIALGVVSILIGVTGGLVISLIRLYAPKPLQLLTIAYIDIMRAMPMLVVLILIYYALPFVGISFSAWWSAILGFSIVLAAYSAEVFRSGIESVSRGQFEAAAALGIPFLITLYKVVLPQAVRIVIPPTTSNCVSMFKDTSLASTVALPELLKEGQNAQGFYANPSPLIMAALIYIILLWPMVRLVSVLEKKFKDERAR, from the coding sequence ATGTCTTTCGTCGACACCTTCCTTAACTCCGACGTCATGATCTCGGCCTTTCCACAGCTGCTGCGCGGGCTTTGGATGACCATCGCGCTTGGCGTCGTCAGCATCCTGATCGGCGTGACCGGCGGCCTCGTCATCAGCCTGATCCGCCTCTATGCCCCCAAGCCTTTGCAGCTCCTGACGATCGCCTATATCGACATCATGCGCGCCATGCCCATGCTGGTCGTGCTGATCCTGATTTATTACGCATTACCCTTCGTCGGCATCAGCTTTTCCGCGTGGTGGTCGGCGATCCTGGGCTTCTCGATCGTGCTTGCCGCCTATTCGGCAGAAGTCTTTCGCTCAGGGATCGAAAGTGTGTCGCGCGGGCAATTCGAGGCGGCCGCAGCCCTCGGCATCCCCTTCCTGATCACGCTCTACAAGGTTGTGCTGCCGCAGGCGGTGCGTATCGTCATCCCGCCGACGACGAGCAACTGCGTGTCGATGTTCAAGGATACGTCGCTCGCGTCGACTGTGGCCCTTCCCGAATTGCTCAAGGAAGGACAGAACGCTCAAGGCTTCTACGCCAACCCCTCGCCGCTGATCATGGCCGCACTGATCTACATCATCCTGCTCTGGCCAATGGTCCGCCTCGTCAGCGTGCTCGAAAAGAAGTTCAAGGACGAGCGGGCGAGATAG
- a CDS encoding MarR family winged helix-turn-helix transcriptional regulator: MTESESASVDLEIIVQGAQEGKKLELRLWLRMLSTTKLISQEIRRRLRNEFGATLPQFDLMAQLYREREGLRLGELSKRTMVTNGNVTGLVERLEADGLVLRVTPDGDRRVTVAKLTEKGETQFSAMAAAHEGWLRDLMVDVEPAVVSELWRDIGAVKSSVSNHLSGADFD, encoded by the coding sequence ATGACAGAGTCCGAGAGTGCAAGCGTTGATCTGGAGATCATCGTTCAGGGCGCGCAGGAAGGCAAGAAGCTCGAACTGCGGCTCTGGCTGCGCATGCTGTCGACGACCAAGCTGATTTCGCAGGAAATCCGTCGCCGGCTGCGTAACGAGTTCGGGGCGACTTTGCCGCAGTTCGACCTGATGGCGCAGCTTTATCGCGAGCGAGAGGGCTTGCGCCTTGGAGAGCTGTCGAAGCGCACCATGGTCACCAATGGCAACGTCACCGGTCTTGTCGAGCGGCTGGAGGCGGATGGCCTTGTGTTGCGCGTAACACCCGACGGCGACCGGCGCGTCACGGTTGCGAAGCTGACGGAAAAGGGCGAGACCCAGTTCAGCGCCATGGCCGCCGCCCATGAAGGCTGGCTGCGCGACCTGATGGTGGATGTGGAGCCCGCTGTTGTCAGCGAGCTGTGGCGGGATATCGGCGCGGTGAAGTCCTCGGTGAGCAACCATCTTTCCGGCGCCGACTTCGATTGA